The Sorghum bicolor cultivar BTx623 chromosome 6, Sorghum_bicolor_NCBIv3, whole genome shotgun sequence genome contains the following window.
CCGTCGTGTTCTGCCTGCACGGAGGTGGCTACTCAGGGTAAGTCTGTCGCGGAGGTTTATCTAGGAATAGTCTACACGTTTTGCTGGTGAATTGTGCAAATGTCCATGTGTTGGGACTTGCAGGAAATGTTTAGCATGGGCACTGAGGTTGATTGGGATGGGTTCAATCTAAACTCTAAATAGTCTTTAGTCTTGTACTGTAAACGTATTGGTGAGGAACTGGGGATGGAGCATAAAAGAACCTTTAACCAACAGCTGCTATCTGTGACATTCAAAGTTGTGCGGGCGAAGTTAGTGCTTAATGAGCTTAAGGGCTGCGCTTGAATAAACCAGTGTGGAATGCTTATTTTGTGAAATTAAGAGTTGCAAGTACATCTTGCTGAATTTCCAGAGCAATCCTTCTGGAACCGAAATCACATCTTCTGCTGCAGTTGTGAAACATTTTGTCAAATTTCATTAATGATTGACCCACAGTAGGGCGCATGTTGAATGCACAGATGCTGCAATCAAATGTTTTCTTCCTGACAATGTTCACAATTGATCTTTATTCTTGGTAAGGTTCTAAATAGCTAGCTATAGCTGTATTATACATGCCTGATGCCTCTATAGGTGTTGTGTATACATTGGTGCATTTCCGCTGCAAACACGATTTGGAACCTTGCTCGGTAGGGAAGCATGTGAAGACAATTTTTTCCCGAAATCTTGTAATGCCTACTTTAAATGATTTCCCTTGTTATGCAATGTTGCCATAGCAAACTTGTCTATTGGAAAAAAGATATGCTTACTTTGCTGCAATTATTCTTTGATCTGCCTTAGGCTTTCATTTGCTCTAGCAGCAAGTCGAATGAAGGACAAGACTCGTGTTGTTGCCATGGATCTACGGGGACATGGGAAATCAACAACGAATGATGATCTGGATTTGTCCATCGAAGTATGCCCATCATGTTTCCAGACTTATTTTTTATGATCGTATTGGTTACGCTCTCATGCTTATTAGTTAATTGGTGGATGCATTCTGTTACATAAGTTGTTTTGTGATTTGCTCATTGCTGGACACATTTCAGTCTTTAAAAGTGTTTTTGTTTGCCTCTGCAGACTCTTACCAATGATGTCATAGCTGTTATACGTACAATGTATGGAGATCTGCCACCAGCAATTATACTCGTTGGGCATAGGTGAGTCAGCAGCATGCATTTTCCTGTCTGTTTTCTTCTGTTGCGCCCGCATTATCTGAATCAGTCTACAAATGCCCTAGATGAGGCTTTCCAAAGACAATATAAACAGAGGAGCGAATTCCTAATAGATAATGAAAAGTTATTTTTATCGTTTTGAAACTTCCACTGAAACACCATGATCTTAATCGGTTCCAGCTTAATATATTTTATCGCTTTGCTTTATAGAATTCCTCCTTTTATCTGTTAAATTCAGCCAGCCCGTTTGTGTAGAATATTTCTATTTCTATCTATATCTTAAATCATTGAAAAACTTTACTAATAGAACGGTTGAACTTCCTTTTTAGCATGGGTGGTTCAGTGGCTGTACATGTGGCTGCAAGAAAAGAAATTCGAAATCTTCATGGGCTTGTTGTAGTTGATGTTGTTGAGGTTAGTAAGAGTTTTTCCTTATTGGCATCTTACTTTGTGTCTGTACAATCTTAATCATTATTACTGATTCTGGCATATCTTTGTTCTAAACAGGGAACAGCAATGGCTTCACTGGTTCATATGCAGAAGATCTTAGCAAATCGGGCACAGCATTTTCCTAGCATTGAAAAAGCAGTATGTTGATTTTGACCTACATTGTTTCTGACACCTTAAATCAGCTTTGAGTATGTGTAATTATCCATTATTCTCAGTATTTTAAGAGATATCTTATTCATCACTTTAAGCTGAAATGAGTAACTGTCAGTCACATATATATTTGAGCTGTGTACGACAACAACATGGACACAAACATGCAAAGGCTGAAAATAAAATGGAAGAACAAGTGAACAACTATACAATGAAACTAATTTCAATTTTGGATCAGTGTCATGCGTATTAAACCATGCAATTATAACCATTCTTGCTAAGGCAGCAGTTGTTATTGTTAAAATTATTTCCCTGCCTTATTTCTTGTTCAATCAATTTTGGAATTATGCAGATTGAGTGGAGTGTCAAAGGTGGGCCATTAAGGAACGTCGAGTCTGCTCGTGTGTCCATTCCATCTACCTTGAAATATGATGAATCACGAGAATGGTGAGCAGTACTTTGATTAGTGTATATTTCTACTATTGTATCTCACATGTCTATGCGCAGCCACCATTGCAAATGTAATATTGTTTCTATTTTCAACACTAATTATGCCGTCATACTTTGTTTCAGCTATACATATAGCACTCCTCTTGAGCAAACAGAAAAGTACTGGAAAGGATGGTATGCTTTCAATCTGATGTTtcctttttttaaataaaaaatttcTCATTCTCATGTTTTGTAAAATCATTTTGTCTTCTGATGcccttccccccccccccccccccctaattCTCTTATGTGACTAGTTCATACTAAAGTGCATGTGTTTCTTTGTTAGGTATGAAGGTCTTTCAGACAAGTTCCTATCTTGCCCAGTGCAAAAGATCCTATTGTTAGCTGGTACCGACAGACTAGACAGGTTTGTTATGTTCGAGTATGAGGAATTATCTAGTTTCTAGTCCATGTTCATGATGTTTA
Protein-coding sequences here:
- the LOC110436356 gene encoding protein phosphatase methylesterase 1 isoform X2, translating into METPPLSSLQEEGEEEPTVEDSSAFSAAAVPPRPATHHSLHKYAPLDWSAYFDEERRVAILDTDDVFNVYTAGSEGPVVFCLHGGGYSGLSFALAASRMKDKTRVVAMDLRGHGKSTTNDDLDLSIETLTNDVIAVIRTMYGDLPPAIILVGHSMGGSVAVHVAARKEIRNLHGLVVVDVVEGTAMASLVHMQKILANRAQHFPSIEKAIEWSVKGGPLRNVESARVSIPSTLKYDESRECYTYSTPLEQTEKYWKGWYEGLSDKFLSCPVQKILLLAGTDRLDRALTIGQMQGKFQMVVVRHTGHAIQEDVPEEFASHILNFISRNKIGPNGVEIPGLIKKWQH
- the LOC110436356 gene encoding protein phosphatase methylesterase 1 isoform X1, with the protein product METPPLSSLQEEGEEEPTVEDSSAFSAAAVPPRPATHSHSLHKYAPLDWSAYFDEERRVAILDTDDVFNVYTAGSEGPVVFCLHGGGYSGLSFALAASRMKDKTRVVAMDLRGHGKSTTNDDLDLSIETLTNDVIAVIRTMYGDLPPAIILVGHSMGGSVAVHVAARKEIRNLHGLVVVDVVEGTAMASLVHMQKILANRAQHFPSIEKAIEWSVKGGPLRNVESARVSIPSTLKYDESRECYTYSTPLEQTEKYWKGWYEGLSDKFLSCPVQKILLLAGTDRLDRALTIGQMQGKFQMVVVRHTGHAIQEDVPEEFASHILNFISRNKIGPNGVEIPGLIKKWQH